One stretch of Thermoprotei archaeon DNA includes these proteins:
- a CDS encoding deoxyhypusine synthase, which translates to MNLKKILREEIEDIKLGSNLSVYDLVKQLGSAGGFMAAHLYEAAEILYEMSNDKDCYRIISFTGNLISTGLRGVIAKMIDDGLFDAVITTGGALDHDIARGFGGKYYKGFFNADDVMLFELNIHRLGNVFIPVESYGPLIEKVVFSILDDLPEGEYSPSRIAYEIGKRINDEYSFLHQAYLRNVPVYVPGIVDSAVGTQLFFYSQTRKIKLNMFEDMKRILDSVFEAKKLGALIIGGGISKHHTIWWAQFKDGLNYSIYVTTASEYDGSLSGAQPREAITWGKVNPKAKHITLYCDATICLPIIAQYVFEKKIRGV; encoded by the coding sequence ATGAATTTGAAGAAGATTCTTCGTGAGGAGATTGAAGATATTAAGTTGGGGAGTAATCTAAGTGTTTATGATTTAGTTAAGCAGTTGGGTTCTGCTGGTGGATTTATGGCAGCGCATCTTTATGAGGCGGCTGAGATATTGTATGAGATGAGTAATGATAAGGATTGTTATAGGATAATATCGTTTACTGGGAATCTTATTTCTACTGGTTTGCGTGGTGTGATAGCTAAAATGATTGATGATGGTTTATTTGATGCAGTAATAACTACTGGCGGTGCTCTTGATCATGATATCGCTAGAGGTTTTGGTGGTAAGTATTATAAGGGTTTCTTTAATGCTGATGATGTAATGCTTTTTGAGCTTAATATTCATAGGCTTGGTAATGTGTTTATTCCTGTTGAGAGTTACGGTCCTCTGATAGAGAAGGTTGTTTTTAGTATTCTTGATGATTTACCTGAGGGGGAGTATTCGCCTTCTAGAATAGCGTACGAGATTGGAAAGCGTATAAATGATGAGTATTCATTTTTGCATCAGGCTTATCTGAGAAATGTTCCAGTTTATGTGCCTGGTATTGTTGATTCGGCTGTGGGCACTCAGCTTTTCTTTTATTCTCAAACCCGAAAAATTAAGCTGAACATGTTTGAGGATATGAAACGTATACTCGATAGTGTTTTTGAGGCAAAGAAGTTAGGGGCTTTAATAATTGGTGGTGGAATTAGCAAGCATCATACAATATGGTGGGCTCAGTTTAAGGATGGTCTGAATTATAGTATATACGTAACTACTGCATCTGAATATGATGGAAGTTTGTCTGGTGCTCAGCCTCGTGAAGCGATTACATGGGGTAAAGTAAATCCTAAAGCAAAGCATATAACCTTATATTGTGATGCTACTATATGTTTACCTATAATCGCACAGTACGTTTTCGAGAAAAAAATTAGAGGTGTTTAA
- a CDS encoding HIT domain-containing protein — translation MRLNLLWAPWRFKYILQVGKNSSECFLCEAVRNGVSSQTLVVYKSKHSFIILNRYPYNSGHLMVAPIKHVSQLEELDHDELVDLIEASVIAKKALDVSYKPDGFNIGINIGKASGAGLETHIHIHIVPRWVGDTNFMTTVSQTKVLPELLEDSYKRISEAIKNLMAET, via the coding sequence ATGCGGTTAAATTTGCTTTGGGCTCCATGGAGATTTAAGTACATATTACAGGTTGGTAAAAATAGTTCTGAGTGCTTTCTTTGTGAGGCGGTGAGAAATGGTGTATCATCTCAGACGTTGGTTGTTTATAAAAGTAAGCATTCATTTATAATACTTAATAGATATCCTTATAATTCTGGTCATTTAATGGTTGCACCTATCAAGCATGTTTCGCAATTGGAGGAATTAGATCATGATGAATTGGTAGATCTTATCGAGGCATCTGTTATTGCTAAAAAAGCTCTTGATGTTTCTTACAAGCCGGATGGGTTTAACATAGGAATAAATATCGGTAAAGCTAGTGGTGCTGGATTAGAAACACATATACACATTCACATAGTACCACGTTGGGTTGGTGATACAAATTTTATGACAACTGTATCACAGACTAAGGTTTTGCCGGAACTTTTAGAAGATTCATATAAACGTATAAGTGAAGCGATAAAAAATTTGATGGCTGAAACTTAA
- a CDS encoding ATPase domain-containing protein — protein sequence MSERTVPTGIKELDEKLNGGLPVGLTMIYGKANTNKLTLALKLCINNINNGYSTLIVTSHPHLILYKLNQMNVQIDKSKMYFIQTKSIIDQMNVSLMVLNGYLRYDLIIIDNMGEYYRISSDLYTPLTIWKLAVKIMMLLGYASKKYAVPIVLLTQIRRNPKTGKEEPVMGNAVLFWSENVIHLRKIEGKTQIVVERYQGQQVNYEIIYEDQ from the coding sequence GTGAGCGAAAGAACAGTACCAACAGGTATAAAAGAGCTTGACGAAAAACTTAATGGAGGTTTACCAGTAGGTTTAACTATGATTTATGGCAAAGCAAACACTAATAAATTGACTTTGGCGTTAAAACTCTGTATTAATAATATAAATAATGGTTATTCTACGCTCATAGTTACATCGCATCCGCATCTGATTCTTTATAAACTGAATCAGATGAATGTGCAAATAGATAAATCAAAGATGTATTTTATACAAACGAAGAGTATAATTGATCAAATGAATGTAAGTCTGATGGTCCTTAATGGTTATTTAAGGTATGACCTTATAATAATTGATAATATGGGAGAATATTACAGAATAAGCTCAGACCTATACACGCCCTTGACAATCTGGAAGCTGGCAGTAAAGATCATGATGCTTTTAGGATACGCCTCAAAAAAGTATGCCGTGCCCATAGTATTATTAACCCAAATACGGCGTAATCCGAAAACAGGTAAAGAAGAACCTGTGATGGGCAATGCTGTGCTTTTTTGGTCTGAAAACGTAATACATTTAAGGAAAATCGAAGGAAAAACTCAAATAGTAGTAGAACGATATCAAGGACAGCAAGTAAATTATGAGATCATTTATGAAGATCAATAA
- a CDS encoding type II secretion system F family protein, with amino-acid sequence MNKLYDSLFNRFMKSKFYMQYYLHVKGLINKALLYVDPNDYVHNITWNLFLVSVISFSGFLVLFYYYNTFITLLVLSSPFILLLLYETSMYRKIIMRKKGVDDEIPLFSMFMATIGELGVRLVDIFYEISERSEFRYISREAKKIIRDTILFYGNIFESIDANSINHPSKDWERYMLGITSIVKSGGELSKYLEDKMKEFLNKYKQRWMLYSKHAGDWGELLLLVFLLTSALNLITAVMFPSNAVLFIMITGIVIIPSFTVLSILLIDMSSPSDKNTINVNSVWGIAIGILMFMIVFQFLALWVSLGIAIFVSSLIIYIPTRKLLKEIDEEERWLPAFLLSLTDARKAGISLDQAIAKLRGFGSRVDHILDDLTSQINMGIPLDQTIPKCRSRLFKNVLYVIGELNARGGGTPMVIERIREYIIYVQESQTEAKSSLKIYEILALLTPIILSVMITLTYTFSNINVTMWNNSLGLVPMQHYDLNIMMDNIKVIIVEVSFGISLLISKAKDLTAKSTFLVIATTALALLSLLTIPTIKIQL; translated from the coding sequence ATGAATAAATTGTATGATAGTTTATTCAATAGATTCATGAAGAGCAAATTCTATATGCAATATTACTTACATGTGAAAGGATTGATCAATAAAGCCTTGTTATATGTTGATCCAAATGATTATGTTCATAATATTACATGGAACTTATTTTTAGTTTCAGTAATATCGTTCAGTGGTTTTTTGGTATTATTCTATTATTATAACACTTTTATTACTCTTTTAGTTCTTTCATCTCCTTTTATTTTATTATTACTGTATGAAACTAGTATGTATAGAAAAATAATAATGAGGAAAAAAGGTGTTGATGATGAAATTCCTCTTTTTTCAATGTTTATGGCAACAATAGGTGAGTTGGGTGTCAGGTTAGTTGATATTTTTTACGAAATTTCTGAACGCAGTGAATTTCGATACATAAGTAGAGAGGCAAAAAAGATCATTAGAGATACTATATTATTTTATGGTAACATTTTTGAATCAATAGATGCGAACAGTATAAATCATCCGTCAAAAGATTGGGAACGTTATATGCTAGGAATAACAAGTATAGTAAAAAGTGGTGGTGAATTAAGTAAATACTTAGAAGATAAAATGAAGGAATTTTTAAATAAATATAAACAACGCTGGATGTTGTATTCTAAACATGCCGGTGATTGGGGTGAATTATTACTTTTAGTATTTCTACTTACTAGTGCTCTAAATTTAATAACTGCGGTTATGTTTCCCAGTAATGCAGTATTATTTATAATGATAACAGGCATAGTGATCATACCATCATTCACTGTTCTATCTATTTTATTAATAGATATGTCATCTCCTTCTGATAAAAATACCATAAACGTAAATTCCGTATGGGGAATAGCTATTGGAATTTTAATGTTCATGATTGTCTTTCAATTTCTAGCTCTGTGGGTATCGTTAGGCATAGCTATATTTGTTAGCTCATTGATAATTTATATTCCTACAAGAAAGTTATTAAAGGAAATTGACGAAGAAGAACGTTGGCTTCCGGCATTTTTGCTTTCCTTAACCGATGCTAGAAAAGCTGGTATTTCGCTAGATCAGGCGATAGCTAAACTTAGGGGATTTGGTTCTAGAGTTGATCACATTCTCGATGACCTAACAAGTCAGATAAACATGGGTATACCTCTAGATCAAACTATTCCTAAGTGCAGAAGCAGACTATTTAAAAACGTTTTATATGTGATTGGAGAGCTCAATGCACGAGGTGGAGGAACACCTATGGTCATTGAAAGAATACGTGAATACATTATATATGTTCAAGAAAGTCAAACTGAAGCAAAAAGTAGCCTTAAAATTTATGAGATCTTAGCATTATTAACACCTATAATACTCAGTGTAATGATCACATTGACATATACTTTTTCAAACATAAATGTGACAATGTGGAACAACTCTCTTGGTTTAGTACCCATGCAACATTATGATTTAAACATTATGATGGACAACATTAAGGTTATTATCGTTGAAGTATCATTTGGAATTTCATTATTAATATCTAAAGCTAAAGACTTGACAGCAAAAAGTACATTTTTGGTTATTGCAACAACTGCATTAGCATTACTATCACTCTTAACTATTCCCACTATTAAAATACAATTATGA
- a CDS encoding D-aminoacyl-tRNA deacylase: protein MKKLECDVLFLSSEVDEASINIKKKLIENYGFVEKGEFSGAPLYVKDNMTILTINSEHIYFDILEEIAKTNLVIVLSKHTSQSNMPALTAHFTGNWSSNIYGGKPRTLSIAPASKLKIALNTMKKLAEEFLLDWNVSMEVTHHGPTLKNIPIMFVEIGSTFQQWRNPVAAEIVAVSAIAAAESNNIFNTIVGFGGPHYAPRFNHYIFETEFAVGHIAPEYVFNDITENEILLAFERTFEKTKTAAIDWKGLKGSYRSFLINILNRNGLNVIKA from the coding sequence ATGAAAAAACTTGAGTGCGATGTTCTTTTTCTTTCATCTGAAGTCGATGAAGCTAGTATTAATATAAAAAAGAAGCTCATCGAAAATTATGGATTTGTTGAGAAGGGAGAGTTTAGTGGTGCACCATTGTATGTCAAAGATAATATGACTATTTTAACAATTAATAGTGAACATATATATTTTGACATATTGGAAGAAATCGCGAAAACAAATTTAGTTATTGTGTTAAGCAAACACACATCGCAAAGTAATATGCCTGCATTAACTGCACATTTCACAGGCAATTGGAGCTCAAACATTTATGGAGGTAAACCTAGGACTTTGTCTATTGCTCCAGCTTCTAAGCTCAAAATTGCATTAAATACAATGAAAAAATTAGCAGAAGAGTTTTTATTGGATTGGAATGTTTCGATGGAAGTGACTCATCATGGTCCTACATTAAAAAATATTCCTATAATGTTTGTTGAAATAGGGAGTACCTTTCAACAATGGAGAAATCCTGTAGCGGCTGAGATCGTTGCAGTAAGTGCTATTGCTGCTGCTGAATCTAATAATATCTTTAATACTATTGTGGGCTTTGGTGGCCCACATTATGCACCAAGGTTTAATCACTATATTTTTGAAACAGAATTTGCAGTAGGTCATATAGCACCGGAGTACGTTTTTAATGATATTACAGAGAATGAGATATTATTAGCTTTTGAGCGTACATTTGAAAAAACGAAGACAGCAGCTATAGATTGGAAAGGTTTAAAAGGATCTTATCGATCATTTCTTATAAATATTTTAAATCGTAATGGACTGAATGTCATTAAAGCGTAG
- a CDS encoding transposase, translating to MNSVIGLVKGWITLYNRERAKEPPEITKKTVYIKSTLFSFRDGILKISIEPNKRYLEVDLRKCSWIPRDFDKVGGLLMTEKELIIVIKKEVELKAEGWASFDVNLTNITTFIDGKIERYDLRGLYHIHRVYEVKRQSIQKLMKFKPKTSKKLLKKYSKREKNRAENFMHKLTTQIARKLKEKSHGAIFEDLNGIKRRILNKSKDMNRKLSKWSARAFQLMLEYKLKWLNLPVKYVNPANSSKTCPACSGSMASYLGRIMRCEECGLTMDRDVVAVLNLQMRGAGFTQRAPNAIIEGEGLSRNKSNNSLCIPT from the coding sequence ATGAACTCCGTCATAGGGCTTGTTAAGGGCTGGATAACCCTTTATAATAGGGAAAGGGCGAAGGAGCCTCCTGAGATAACTAAAAAAACCGTTTACATTAAGAGCACGCTTTTCAGCTTTAGAGATGGCATACTGAAGATAAGCATTGAACCGAACAAGCGGTATCTTGAGGTTGACTTAAGAAAGTGTTCGTGGATTCCGAGAGACTTTGATAAAGTCGGTGGGCTACTTATGACTGAGAAGGAGTTGATAATCGTGATTAAAAAGGAAGTGGAGCTAAAAGCGGAAGGTTGGGCTTCATTCGATGTTAACTTAACAAACATAACAACTTTCATAGACGGGAAGATAGAGCGATATGACTTGAGGGGGCTTTACCACATTCATAGAGTTTATGAGGTAAAGCGGCAGAGTATCCAAAAACTCATGAAGTTTAAGCCGAAGACCTCTAAAAAACTCCTCAAAAAGTACTCTAAACGTGAGAAGAATAGGGCTGAAAACTTCATGCATAAGTTAACCACGCAGATCGCGAGAAAGCTTAAAGAAAAGAGTCATGGAGCAATATTCGAGGATTTAAACGGCATAAAAAGACGAATCCTCAACAAGTCTAAAGACATGAACAGAAAGCTCTCGAAGTGGAGCGCAAGAGCATTCCAACTCATGCTTGAATACAAGCTGAAATGGCTTAACTTACCAGTAAAATACGTTAACCCAGCTAACTCATCTAAAACCTGCCCAGCCTGCTCTGGAAGTATGGCTTCCTATCTGGGCAGGATAATGAGATGCGAAGAATGCGGGTTAACGATGGATAGGGATGTTGTAGCGGTGTTGAACCTTCAGATGCGAGGAGCAGGGTTCACCCAGAGAGCCCCCAATGCAATAATTGAGGGGGAAGGGTTAAGTAGGAATAAAAGCAACAATTCACTATGCATTCCTACTTAA
- the tpiA gene encoding triose-phosphate isomerase yields MFSYPLILINFKSYKEALGNRAIELANYARKVQKEFDVTVGVAPQHVDLRDISRTGVFTFAQHVDPIEPGSYTGHITLESLRDAGVTGVIINHSEHRMLLSDINFIIKKARQLGLMTVVCADTVETSMAVSALKPDIVAIEPPELIGTGRAVSKVNPDIVRNTVIGIRSITKDVHILCGAGITNGDDVYAAIRLGTEGVLLASGVVKAEDPYKVLTEMAIAAKKAYEEKH; encoded by the coding sequence ATGTTTTCATATCCACTAATATTAATTAATTTCAAGAGTTATAAGGAGGCGCTAGGTAATAGAGCTATTGAATTAGCTAATTATGCTCGTAAGGTTCAAAAAGAGTTTGATGTTACTGTTGGAGTTGCGCCTCAACATGTTGATTTAAGGGACATCTCGAGGACTGGAGTTTTTACATTTGCACAACACGTTGACCCAATAGAACCTGGTAGTTATACTGGTCATATAACTTTGGAATCATTACGCGACGCAGGCGTAACTGGAGTCATAATTAATCATTCAGAACATAGAATGTTATTATCAGACATAAACTTTATTATAAAAAAAGCTAGACAATTAGGGTTAATGACTGTTGTCTGTGCAGATACTGTTGAGACTAGTATGGCAGTATCCGCATTAAAACCTGATATTGTTGCAATAGAACCACCAGAGCTCATAGGAACTGGCCGTGCTGTCTCAAAAGTTAATCCTGACATTGTAAGAAATACTGTCATAGGAATAAGAAGCATAACCAAGGATGTTCATATTCTATGTGGTGCTGGCATAACTAACGGAGATGATGTGTATGCAGCTATAAGGCTCGGGACAGAAGGTGTGTTATTAGCTTCGGGCGTTGTAAAAGCTGAAGATCCCTATAAAGTGCTAACAGAAATGGCCATTGCTGCTAAAAAAGCTTATGAAGAAAAACATTAA
- a CDS encoding helix-turn-helix domain-containing protein → MSGDYEELLRPKDVAKIFNISVKTLWEWQRKGIIRAVKLPTGKLRYPKSEVERLWR, encoded by the coding sequence ATGTCTGGAGATTACGAAGAACTGCTTAGACCAAAGGATGTTGCAAAGATATTCAACATCTCAGTTAAGACTCTCTGGGAGTGGCAGAGGAAAGGCATTATTAGAGCAGTTAAACTCCCAACTGGCAAGCTCCGCTATCCCAAGAGCGAAGTTGAGAGATTATGGAGGTAG
- the glmM gene encoding phosphoglucosamine mutase, producing MTKLFGTNGVRGIVNLELTPKFIRDMSKAIGTFFKGKTILVGIDARVSSKMIKDIVIPSLIDSGVNVYDGGFAPTPAHQYAVKYYNLDGGVVVTASHNPPEYNGLKVLGEKGMEVPHEYEDLIEEIYYKRSFVQDVGHFSGALDVIKPYVNNILSLIDSSSVRERRFKIVTDTISSVAGLTVPLVLRELNVKMISVNGQLDGTFSSRNPEPLPDNLQNLGKFVRSCKCDFGVAFDGDADRSIFISDNGEVVWGDRSGALLAEHSMRKHGKGVLVVGVSASRVVEYPIKKLGGEVIWTKVGSVIITHKILELESKGMRAFGLEENGGFFYTPHQPARDGTMSLALMLEALSKMNIGLSEYNNSLPRLFMVKDKLPCSNEKKPYAIEKIIKHYSSLGYEYDTIDGIRVWFNENEWILIRPSGTEPFLRIFAESTNPEKTKDLLAKAKLEVSKLI from the coding sequence ATGACAAAGTTGTTTGGGACGAATGGTGTTAGGGGAATTGTAAATCTAGAATTAACACCAAAATTTATTAGAGATATGAGTAAGGCGATAGGTACGTTTTTTAAAGGTAAAACTATTCTTGTGGGCATCGACGCTAGAGTTAGTAGTAAGATGATAAAGGATATTGTTATTCCGTCACTTATTGATAGCGGTGTGAATGTTTATGATGGGGGTTTCGCCCCTACTCCTGCACATCAGTATGCGGTTAAGTATTATAATTTAGATGGCGGTGTAGTTGTTACTGCTAGTCATAATCCACCAGAATATAATGGGTTAAAAGTGTTAGGAGAAAAAGGAATGGAAGTCCCACACGAATATGAAGACCTCATTGAAGAAATATACTATAAAAGAAGTTTTGTTCAAGATGTTGGTCATTTTTCTGGTGCATTGGATGTTATAAAACCATATGTTAATAATATCTTATCGCTTATAGACTCTAGTAGCGTTCGTGAGCGCAGGTTTAAAATTGTTACTGACACTATCAGTAGTGTTGCTGGGCTTACGGTTCCCTTAGTATTAAGAGAGTTAAATGTTAAGATGATCAGTGTAAATGGGCAATTGGATGGCACTTTTTCTTCTCGTAACCCAGAACCATTGCCAGATAATTTACAAAATCTTGGTAAGTTTGTTAGATCGTGCAAATGCGATTTTGGTGTAGCATTTGATGGTGATGCAGATAGATCGATTTTCATTAGTGATAACGGTGAGGTTGTATGGGGTGATAGGTCAGGAGCTTTACTTGCTGAGCATTCTATGAGAAAGCATGGGAAAGGAGTCTTGGTTGTTGGTGTGAGTGCGTCACGAGTTGTTGAGTATCCTATTAAGAAGTTGGGAGGTGAGGTAATATGGACCAAAGTTGGAAGCGTGATAATAACACATAAAATACTTGAGCTGGAATCTAAAGGAATGCGAGCATTTGGATTAGAGGAGAATGGAGGATTTTTCTATACTCCGCATCAGCCTGCTAGGGATGGTACCATGAGCCTTGCACTAATGTTGGAGGCGTTATCAAAGATGAACATTGGTCTTTCAGAGTATAATAATAGTTTACCAAGGCTTTTTATGGTTAAGGATAAGTTACCATGTTCTAATGAGAAAAAGCCTTATGCTATTGAAAAAATTATTAAGCATTATTCATCATTAGGCTATGAATACGATACTATAGATGGCATCAGAGTATGGTTTAATGAAAATGAGTGGATACTAATAAGACCGAGCGGTACTGAGCCATTTTTACGTATTTTTGCTGAGTCTACTAATCCAGAGAAGACCAAAGATCTATTAGCTAAGGCAAAGTTAGAGGTTTCCAAGTTAATTTGA
- a CDS encoding type II/IV secretion system ATPase subunit, whose translation MKKIKLIFLQKSNKNKDKDGGINRIMKRVWKWGSVKILGQDEMIFVSQDPLINYQIDSVSIIVYPNLYIVKEPELSDEAKVSIAKIIEYIYYSAQPEPFTKNTHDDIKKYIEELIWSAIKSLKIDNDESLDFFPAFMYYVQRDVFGYGPLNVLLKDEYIEELSMVGPNKPVYVVHRIVSNYKKWIPTNIILDENEAFLVVQKIVQRGKGYLSFAMPISDVLLPEGHRAAVTYSNEVTPWGHSFTIRKFPSKRLSIIDLIKQNSITPLTAAYLSLILETRGCIFILGPTASGKTTMLNALLELVPLDWKIVTVEDTPEILVPHSQWDRLVSRKTLPGEEVNEIDLFELTKFAWRRRPDLLIVGEVRGREAQALVHAVASGHGGLTTFHADSARSAILRLRSPPLSIEPSFTLLISAFINMREINPGYRILYSIEELYEESDISIVPRAIYEHGINLAAEKLVEVSNAMKRVANIKGWNKEHIVSELERRKSILQDLSVKSFSNKNELLEEISIKLYGEHNE comes from the coding sequence ATGAAGAAAATAAAATTAATTTTTTTACAAAAATCTAATAAAAATAAGGATAAAGATGGTGGTATTAACAGGATAATGAAACGTGTTTGGAAATGGGGTTCAGTGAAGATTCTTGGTCAGGATGAAATGATTTTTGTGTCTCAAGATCCTCTCATCAATTATCAAATCGATTCTGTATCAATCATTGTTTATCCCAATTTATACATTGTAAAAGAACCTGAACTTTCTGATGAAGCAAAGGTCAGTATAGCGAAAATTATTGAGTACATATATTACTCAGCCCAACCAGAGCCTTTTACTAAGAATACACATGATGATATTAAAAAATATATCGAAGAGCTTATTTGGAGTGCTATTAAATCTTTAAAGATTGATAATGATGAAAGTTTAGATTTCTTTCCTGCGTTTATGTATTATGTCCAGAGAGATGTTTTTGGATACGGTCCGTTAAATGTTCTTTTAAAAGATGAATATATTGAGGAACTTTCTATGGTTGGTCCTAATAAACCAGTCTATGTTGTGCATAGAATAGTCTCTAATTATAAGAAATGGATACCAACAAATATAATACTTGATGAGAATGAAGCGTTTCTGGTAGTGCAAAAGATAGTTCAACGTGGTAAAGGATATTTATCGTTTGCAATGCCAATCTCTGATGTACTGCTTCCGGAAGGGCATAGGGCTGCTGTAACATACAGTAATGAAGTAACACCATGGGGGCACAGTTTTACCATAAGAAAGTTTCCATCCAAAAGATTGTCGATTATTGATTTAATTAAACAAAACAGCATTACTCCTCTTACTGCTGCATATTTGTCGTTAATTCTAGAAACACGTGGATGTATTTTTATCCTGGGACCTACAGCATCTGGCAAAACTACTATGCTTAACGCATTATTAGAACTTGTACCACTTGATTGGAAAATAGTGACTGTGGAAGATACTCCAGAAATACTTGTACCGCATTCTCAATGGGATAGATTAGTTTCAAGAAAAACTTTGCCTGGTGAAGAAGTAAATGAGATTGATTTATTTGAGCTCACTAAATTTGCATGGAGACGAAGACCAGATTTACTCATAGTAGGAGAAGTTAGGGGTCGTGAAGCACAAGCATTAGTTCATGCAGTGGCTTCTGGACATGGTGGTTTGACAACATTTCATGCAGATAGTGCTAGATCTGCAATTCTTAGATTAAGAAGCCCCCCGCTCAGTATTGAACCGAGCTTTACATTATTAATCTCAGCGTTTATTAACATGAGGGAGATTAATCCTGGTTATAGAATACTTTATTCTATAGAGGAACTATATGAAGAATCAGATATAAGTATTGTGCCAAGAGCAATATACGAACACGGAATCAATTTAGCAGCAGAGAAATTAGTTGAAGTAAGTAATGCAATGAAACGAGTAGCTAACATCAAGGGTTGGAATAAAGAGCACATAGTTTCTGAATTAGAACGAAGAAAAAGCATACTACAAGACCTATCAGTAAAATCATTTAGTAATAAAAATGAACTGCTAGAAGAGATCTCAATAAAATTATATGGTGAACATAATGAATAA